In Candidatus Bathyarchaeota archaeon, one DNA window encodes the following:
- a CDS encoding Mov34/MPN/PAD-1 family protein produces the protein MPSDLTVQIPSNILDAIYAGAKELYPRESFLLLRGKKSKGVICINDLVLAPFAAHGHGEVHFNPYMFAGDFSLVGTVHSHPSGNISPSHTDMNYFFGRVLMIVGPPFEGKNCIAAYDSSAEKILIEVTPAVECKDEDFY, from the coding sequence ATGCCATCAGACTTGACCGTGCAGATTCCAAGCAACATACTGGACGCAATATATGCGGGTGCAAAAGAACTCTACCCACGTGAAAGCTTCCTGCTTCTGAGAGGCAAAAAAAGCAAAGGCGTAATATGCATAAATGATCTTGTTTTGGCACCATTTGCCGCGCATGGTCATGGCGAAGTGCATTTTAACCCTTACATGTTCGCTGGAGATTTCTCTTTAGTGGGCACTGTGCATTCACATCCTTCAGGAAACATTTCGCCAAGCCACACGGACATGAACTATTTTTTTGGACGTGTATTGATGATTGTGGGTCCTCCGTTTGAGGGAAAAAACTGCATAGCCGCATACGACTCGTCTGCTGAAAAAATTCTCATAGAAGTAACCCCTGCGGTTGAATGCAAAGACGAAGATTTCTATTGA